From a single Camelus bactrianus isolate YW-2024 breed Bactrian camel chromosome 11, ASM4877302v1, whole genome shotgun sequence genomic region:
- the TMEM273 gene encoding protein FAM170B isoform X1, whose translation MGLGIRMLRALVLLLGTTEREEPSPQLGPATPHKEDVYFSGKGRRMLSWSSSLLSESSSEYQSYSQDQSCYSCTYSDKDAAQQNMCAFYTHVKTVQGVAVAWETDSGFEPVSRQPRIHEAEFIRRQRQKGSSFEMASNTDLRWELEASRNNTCSEPDDMELLAPLECCLQELRDTPDWLVTTNYGLRCMACCRVFPTLEELLEHAQYGIQEGFSCQIFFEEMLERRRARGQMQEQQPEEEEQSCSDSSERPRSHVKVLSSEPQTRPQKQ comes from the coding sequence GGACCACAGAGAGAGAGGAGCCATCTCCGCAGCTGGGCCCGGCCACTCCCCACAAGGAGGACGTCTACTTTTCGGGCAAGGGCCGGAGAATGCTGAGCTGGAGCAGCTCACTGTTGTCCGAGTCCTCCTCCGAGTACCAGTCCTACTCCCAGGACCAGTCTTGCTACTCCTGCACATACAGCGACAAGGATGCTGCCCAGCAAAACATGTGCGCCTTCTATACCCACGTGAAGACCGTGCAGGGCGTGGCCGTGGCCTGGGAGACCGACAGTGGCTTCGAGCCGGTCAGCAGGCAGCCCCGCATCCACGAAGCCGAGTTTatcaggaggcagaggcagaaaggCTCCTCCTTTGAGATGGCGTCCAACACCGACCTGCGCTGGGAGCTGGAAGCCAGCAGGAACAACACCTGCTCAGAGCCGGACGACATGGAGCTGCTGGCGCCCCTGGAGTGCTGTCTGCAGGAGCTGCGGGACACCCCAGACTGGCTGGTCACCACCAACTACGGGCTGCGGTGCATGGCCTGCTGCCGGGTCTTCCCCACGCTGGAGGAGCTGCTGGAGCATGCCCAGTATGGCATCCAAGAGGGCTTCAGCTGCCAGATCTTTTTCGAGGAGATGCTGGAGAGAAGGCGGGCCCGGGGCCAAATGCAGGAGCAACAACCAGAGGAGGAGGAACAGAGCTGCTCAGACAGTAGCGAACGTCCAAGGTCCCATGTCAAGGTGCTTTCATCAGAGCCACAGACACGGCCGCAGAAGCAGTGA